From Candidatus Manganitrophus morganii, the proteins below share one genomic window:
- a CDS encoding class I SAM-dependent methyltransferase, with translation MSKSFDRWLPYIQPVAEVLISLADLSEGDEILDVAAGTGEPSLTIARRFGSAVRITAVDGAEAMVAVAEEKRRKEGLSGVTFQPMKAEALAFPSNRFDRVISRFGVMLFDDPLQGLKEMRRVMKPGGKMAIAVWSEFHRIESLHLIWELIMKRLPAEARPPLPKMADLGPPGKLEALLKAAGFEQFEIKPLLLSYTFDNFETYWAINTESGTLREPLDRFSAEEQEEIKRETSRRTAPFFKDGKIIMQNQALLATAMA, from the coding sequence ATGTCGAAGAGCTTCGACCGGTGGCTTCCTTATATCCAGCCGGTCGCCGAGGTGCTGATCTCTCTGGCCGATCTCTCGGAAGGGGACGAGATCTTAGATGTGGCCGCCGGGACGGGAGAGCCCTCTTTGACGATCGCCCGGCGCTTCGGATCGGCGGTCCGGATCACCGCCGTCGACGGCGCCGAGGCGATGGTCGCCGTGGCGGAAGAAAAGCGCCGGAAGGAGGGACTTTCGGGGGTCACCTTCCAACCGATGAAGGCCGAGGCGCTTGCTTTTCCTTCAAACCGGTTCGATCGGGTCATCAGCCGGTTCGGTGTGATGCTCTTCGACGATCCCCTTCAAGGACTCAAAGAGATGCGGCGGGTGATGAAGCCGGGGGGAAAGATGGCGATTGCGGTCTGGAGCGAATTCCACCGGATCGAATCGCTCCATCTGATTTGGGAATTGATCATGAAGCGTCTTCCCGCCGAAGCGCGTCCTCCCCTCCCCAAGATGGCCGATCTCGGCCCCCCGGGAAAGCTCGAAGCCCTTTTAAAGGCCGCCGGGTTCGAGCAGTTCGAGATCAAACCACTTCTCTTATCTTATACGTTCGATAATTTTGAAACTTATTGGGCCATCAATACCGAATCGGGAACCCTCCGGGAACCGCTCGACCGGTTCAGCGCCGAAGAACAGGAAGAAATCAAGAGAGAGACCTCCAGGCGGACCGCCCCTTTCTTTAAAGACGGGAAAATCATCATGCAAAACCAAGCCCTCCTCGCCACCGCCATGGCGTAG
- the treZ gene encoding malto-oligosyltrehalose trehalohydrolase — MLKTIPPRPSFGATTLENGSVAFRVWAPFAKEIQIKLIGQNLPIQMTMKAADRHCFEAIVPNVPAGTRYFYHLNGDRDRPDPYSRFQPEGVHGPSEVVDPNAFAWSDQGWRGIPLEDYILYELHPGTFTPEGTFDAIIPHLNYLKQDLGVTAVEIMPVAQFPGRRNWGYDGVHLFAPQNSYGGPDGLRRLVNACHAAGLAVVLDVVYNHLGHEGNYLREFGPYFTSKYKTPWGDAVNFDDAGSDFVRRYVIDNALYWIREYHIDALRLDAIHAIYDFSAKHILQEMKEAADETARGLGRPVYLIAESDLNDPKIIRAPAQGGYGLDAQWSDDFHHCLHTLLTGEREGYYQDFGRLDQMSQAIQKGFVMAGVYSPYRDRIHGSPSDDQPPSKFVVFSQNHDQTGNRVLGDRLSTLIPFEAQKLAAAAVLLAPNLPLLFMGEEYGETAPFQYFTHYQDPALGEAVRKGRWEEAIGFGWKGEVPDPQSEETFQRSKLDLSQRFQEPHNRLFAFYQRLIALRKSAPDLHTIGGSASVKGHDQEACLTFQRGDKLWIVLSFNPKAVSLSISLPGGTWERLLDSQEKQFGGSEETLLPARLEKDRATKLRLSPYQVGLFRQSE, encoded by the coding sequence TTGCTGAAGACGATTCCGCCCCGCCCATCTTTCGGTGCAACAACCTTGGAAAACGGTTCCGTCGCTTTTCGCGTCTGGGCTCCTTTTGCAAAGGAGATACAGATCAAACTGATCGGACAAAATCTTCCGATCCAGATGACAATGAAAGCGGCGGACCGTCACTGCTTCGAAGCGATCGTCCCCAATGTTCCGGCCGGCACCCGTTATTTTTACCATCTCAATGGGGATCGGGATCGCCCCGATCCCTACTCCCGCTTCCAGCCCGAAGGGGTCCACGGCCCCTCCGAAGTGGTCGATCCGAACGCCTTTGCCTGGTCGGACCAGGGGTGGCGAGGAATCCCGCTCGAAGATTATATCCTTTACGAACTTCACCCCGGGACCTTTACCCCGGAAGGGACCTTTGATGCAATCATCCCCCATCTGAATTACCTCAAGCAGGACCTCGGGGTCACCGCCGTGGAGATCATGCCGGTCGCACAGTTTCCCGGACGCCGAAACTGGGGTTATGACGGCGTCCATCTCTTTGCCCCGCAAAACAGCTACGGCGGGCCAGACGGGCTGAGGCGGCTGGTCAACGCCTGTCATGCCGCCGGCCTGGCGGTGGTGCTGGATGTGGTCTACAATCACCTCGGACATGAAGGAAATTACCTCCGAGAGTTCGGCCCCTACTTCACCTCGAAGTACAAGACCCCCTGGGGAGATGCGGTGAATTTCGACGATGCCGGGTCGGACTTCGTCCGCCGCTACGTGATCGACAATGCGTTGTACTGGATTCGCGAGTATCACATCGACGCCCTCCGCCTCGACGCCATCCACGCCATCTATGATTTTTCGGCCAAACACATTCTGCAGGAGATGAAGGAGGCGGCGGACGAGACGGCCCGCGGGCTCGGAAGGCCGGTTTATTTGATCGCCGAAAGCGATCTGAACGACCCCAAAATCATCCGCGCGCCGGCGCAGGGAGGTTACGGCCTCGACGCCCAGTGGAGCGACGATTTTCACCATTGCCTCCACACGCTGCTCACTGGAGAGCGGGAAGGCTACTACCAAGATTTCGGACGGCTTGATCAGATGTCGCAGGCGATCCAAAAGGGATTCGTCATGGCGGGCGTCTATTCTCCCTACCGCGATCGGATTCATGGGAGCCCCTCCGACGACCAACCTCCCTCCAAATTCGTCGTCTTCTCTCAAAATCACGATCAGACCGGAAATCGGGTATTGGGAGACCGGCTCTCGACGCTCATTCCATTTGAAGCGCAAAAACTCGCCGCCGCCGCGGTGCTCCTCGCTCCAAATCTTCCCCTCCTCTTCATGGGGGAAGAGTATGGCGAAACCGCCCCCTTCCAATATTTCACGCACTACCAAGATCCGGCGCTTGGAGAGGCGGTTCGAAAGGGACGGTGGGAAGAAGCGATCGGATTCGGATGGAAGGGTGAGGTCCCCGATCCGCAGTCGGAGGAGACGTTTCAGCGGTCCAAGCTCGATCTCTCGCAACGCTTCCAGGAGCCGCACAACCGGCTCTTCGCCTTCTATCAGCGGCTCATCGCGCTTCGGAAGTCGGCGCCCGATCTTCATACGATAGGGGGATCGGCTTCGGTGAAGGGACACGATCAGGAGGCCTGTCTCACGTTTCAACGGGGGGACAAACTTTGGATCGTTCTCAGCTTTAATCCAAAGGCCGTTTCTCTTTCGATCTCCCTTCCCGGAGGGACTTGGGAACGGCTCCTCGACAGCCAGGAGAAACAATTCGGCGGATCGGAAGAGACACTTCTTCCCGCGCGTCTGGAAAAAGATCGCGCGACAAAACTTCGACTCTCTCCTTATCAGGTCGGACTCTTTCGCCAGAGTGAATAA
- a CDS encoding uracil-DNA glycosylase translates to MKERTVAFLQEEVIRCTRCPRLVQYCSEIARTKRRAYRDETYWGKPVPGWGDPDARLLMIGLAPAAHGGNRTGRVFTGDASGDFLFRALHKAGFANQATSLHREDGLQLKGAYLTAVVHCAPPDNKPLPTEIETCRSHLAAELTALLKVKAVLVFGKIALDGFRAALPGAHGIDLPAASIPFQHGAVYEIGPSALRLFVSYHPSRQNTQTGRLTEPMFDAVFRKIRAFLDKN, encoded by the coding sequence ATGAAAGAGAGAACCGTCGCATTCCTCCAGGAAGAGGTCATCCGTTGCACCCGCTGCCCCAGGCTGGTGCAATATTGCTCCGAGATCGCACGGACGAAACGAAGAGCTTATCGAGATGAGACGTATTGGGGAAAGCCGGTTCCCGGATGGGGCGATCCCGATGCGCGGCTGCTGATGATCGGCCTGGCCCCCGCCGCGCACGGCGGCAACAGGACCGGCCGCGTTTTTACGGGAGATGCTTCCGGCGATTTTCTCTTTCGCGCCCTTCACAAGGCCGGCTTCGCCAACCAGGCGACATCACTCCACAGGGAGGACGGTCTCCAATTGAAAGGTGCCTACCTGACCGCGGTCGTCCATTGCGCCCCGCCCGACAACAAACCGCTGCCGACCGAAATCGAAACATGCCGGAGCCACCTTGCGGCCGAGTTAACGGCGCTATTGAAGGTGAAGGCGGTCTTGGTCTTTGGAAAAATCGCCCTGGACGGATTTCGCGCCGCCCTTCCCGGGGCGCACGGAATCGACCTTCCGGCGGCATCAATCCCGTTCCAGCATGGGGCCGTTTATGAAATCGGACCTTCCGCGCTCCGTCTCTTCGTTTCCTATCATCCCAGCCGCCAAAACACGCAGACCGGCCGTTTGACGGAGCCGATGTTCGACGCGGTCTTCCGAAAGATACGGGCCTTCTTGGACAAGAATTAA
- a CDS encoding GYD domain-containing protein produces the protein MATYIMLSTLTDDGSETLKENPSRLKEVNKEIEGMGVKIMSQYATLGPYDFVNIIEAPDNETVARLSVELGGRGSVKLLTMPAIPIDRFIASLQPQKK, from the coding sequence ATGGCGACCTATATTATGCTCAGCACGCTGACCGACGACGGGAGCGAGACGCTCAAAGAAAATCCAAGCCGGCTCAAAGAGGTCAATAAAGAGATCGAAGGGATGGGGGTGAAGATCATGAGCCAGTACGCGACCCTCGGGCCGTATGATTTCGTCAACATTATCGAAGCGCCCGACAACGAGACGGTCGCGCGCCTCTCCGTCGAGCTGGGGGGGCGGGGATCGGTCAAGCTCTTGACGATGCCGGCCATTCCGATCGACCGGTTTATTGCAAGCTTGCAGCCGCAGAAAAAATAA
- a CDS encoding tetratricopeptide repeat protein has product MSTRDPDAEKHFNHGLELSKKDKEGALASFRKAIALSPDYAEAYYNAGVVLGNLGRPEEAAEAFRNLIRIKPELAEGYFNLGTLYGVMGRKQEAVEMLKRAISLRPDYPEAHFNLGITYISLKNQAAALEEYKILSDLDRKRAERLFGLIYT; this is encoded by the coding sequence GTGTCAACACGAGATCCGGATGCCGAGAAACATTTTAATCATGGTCTCGAATTATCCAAGAAGGATAAGGAAGGGGCGCTCGCCTCTTTCCGAAAAGCGATCGCGCTTTCGCCCGATTACGCCGAAGCCTATTACAATGCCGGCGTCGTTCTCGGCAACCTAGGCCGTCCGGAAGAAGCGGCGGAGGCGTTCCGAAACCTGATCCGGATCAAACCGGAGCTGGCGGAAGGCTATTTTAATCTCGGCACCCTTTACGGGGTGATGGGAAGAAAGCAAGAAGCCGTCGAGATGTTAAAGCGGGCCATCTCTCTGCGCCCCGATTATCCAGAGGCCCACTTCAACTTGGGAATTACCTATATCAGCCTAAAGAATCAGGCGGCGGCGCTGGAAGAATATAAAATCCTCTCCGATCTCGATCGTAAACGGGCGGAGCGGCTCTTCGGTCTCATCTATACGTAG
- a CDS encoding citrate synthase — translation MSDYSPGLAGVPATRSKVSYLDGTKGVLEYRGIRLETLAERSNFIETAYLLLFGNLPTPTQLEKFDKDLRVHRRIKYRITDLIKCLPDNGHPMDALQAAVAALGMFYPDKNVQDEQTQYLSAVRLIAKIPTIVAAYARLRRGDDQIQPRDDLNYTENFLYMLTEKVPDKVMSEIFDTCLILHAEHTMNASTFSGLVTASTLADPYTVVSSAVGTLKGPLHGGANEKVLTMLKEIGSIDRVRPYIEAKVKAKQRIMGLGHREYKVKDPRAIILQRLAKRLFEHYGKSPLYEVAVEVEKIGEEYLASKKVYANVDFYSGILYQKMGIETDFFTPIFAMARVVGWLAHWIEQVKDNHIFRPTEIYEGEHDRAYLPISERKG, via the coding sequence ATGAGCGACTATTCACCGGGATTGGCGGGGGTTCCTGCGACACGGTCCAAAGTGAGTTATCTGGATGGGACCAAAGGGGTTCTCGAGTACCGAGGGATTCGATTGGAGACCCTGGCCGAGCGGAGCAACTTCATCGAAACGGCCTACCTTCTCCTCTTCGGAAACCTGCCGACCCCCACCCAGCTTGAGAAGTTCGACAAAGACCTCCGCGTGCACCGGCGGATCAAATACCGCATTACCGATCTGATCAAATGTCTTCCCGACAACGGTCACCCGATGGATGCGCTTCAGGCGGCGGTCGCGGCGCTTGGGATGTTCTATCCCGATAAGAATGTCCAGGATGAACAAACTCAATATCTTTCGGCCGTTCGTCTGATCGCCAAAATTCCGACCATCGTCGCCGCTTATGCCCGTCTACGGCGCGGAGACGATCAGATCCAGCCGCGCGACGACCTCAACTACACCGAAAATTTCCTCTATATGCTGACCGAAAAGGTCCCGGATAAGGTGATGTCGGAGATTTTCGACACCTGCCTCATTCTCCACGCCGAGCATACGATGAACGCCTCGACGTTCAGCGGGCTGGTGACCGCTTCGACCTTGGCCGACCCTTATACCGTTGTTTCCTCTGCCGTCGGAACCCTGAAAGGGCCGCTTCACGGGGGGGCGAACGAAAAGGTCCTTACGATGCTGAAAGAGATCGGCTCGATCGATCGGGTGCGGCCGTACATCGAAGCAAAGGTCAAAGCCAAGCAGCGGATCATGGGGTTGGGGCATCGCGAATACAAGGTCAAGGACCCCCGCGCGATCATCTTACAGCGCCTGGCCAAACGCCTGTTCGAGCATTACGGCAAATCGCCCCTTTACGAGGTGGCGGTCGAGGTCGAGAAGATCGGCGAAGAGTACCTTGCCTCTAAAAAGGTCTATGCGAACGTCGACTTCTACTCGGGAATTCTTTACCAGAAAATGGGGATCGAGACCGACTTCTTCACCCCGATCTTCGCGATGGCACGGGTGGTCGGCTGGCTGGCCCATTGGATTGAGCAGGTGAAAGACAACCACATCTTCCGTCCCACCGAGATCTATGAGGGAGAGCACGACCGGGCGTATCTGCCGATCTCTGAGCGGAAGGGATAA
- a CDS encoding class I SAM-dependent rRNA methyltransferase, whose amino-acid sequence MESFRLNKTVATRVIQGHPWIYRNELPKLPLDFPPGELVELVDPKGRFIAIGYCNPKSVISVRILSREREKIDGDFFLRKIASADAYRKRFYAGEESYRVVYSEADLLPGLIVDRYGSYIVIQVLTAGMERHTESILAAIELLFSPQAIVARNDIPSRALEGLPVERKVLSGKLEPPVVILKNGLAFEIDLLEGQKTGFFLDQSENYLQLEGLVAGGEVLDTFCYTGGWSVHAARFGAKGVIGIDASEGALDLARRNAARNGFESRCRFEAGNVFDLLKAQEGEGRQYDCIILDPPSFVKRRKEIENAVRGYKEINLRAMKLLRPGGFLVTCSCSYHLSEGRFREILLDAARDVGRTLRLVTLRSQAKDHPVLLPLPETEYLKCAVLQVL is encoded by the coding sequence ATGGAATCATTTCGCTTAAATAAAACAGTTGCCACCCGCGTCATACAGGGGCACCCCTGGATCTATCGGAACGAATTGCCGAAGCTCCCGCTCGATTTCCCGCCCGGAGAGCTGGTGGAACTCGTCGATCCAAAGGGGAGGTTTATCGCGATCGGGTATTGTAATCCGAAATCGGTGATTTCGGTCCGTATTCTCTCTCGGGAACGGGAGAAAATCGACGGCGACTTTTTCCTAAGAAAGATCGCGAGCGCCGACGCTTACCGAAAACGGTTTTATGCCGGGGAAGAGAGTTATCGGGTTGTTTACAGCGAGGCGGACCTCCTCCCCGGGCTGATTGTCGATCGATATGGATCCTATATCGTCATTCAGGTCTTGACCGCCGGGATGGAGCGGCATACCGAATCGATCCTTGCTGCGATCGAGTTGCTTTTCTCCCCTCAGGCGATCGTCGCCCGCAACGATATTCCTTCTCGCGCCCTAGAGGGGCTTCCTGTCGAGCGGAAGGTCCTTTCCGGGAAACTGGAGCCGCCCGTTGTGATCTTGAAGAACGGCCTTGCCTTTGAGATCGATCTATTGGAAGGCCAAAAGACCGGATTCTTTTTGGATCAATCCGAAAATTACCTTCAGTTGGAGGGGCTCGTTGCCGGGGGAGAAGTGCTCGATACTTTCTGTTACACGGGGGGGTGGTCGGTGCATGCGGCCCGATTCGGCGCCAAGGGGGTGATCGGGATCGATGCCTCGGAGGGGGCTCTCGATCTCGCACGCCGGAACGCGGCGCGCAATGGTTTCGAGTCGCGATGCCGATTCGAGGCCGGTAATGTCTTTGATCTCTTAAAAGCGCAGGAAGGGGAGGGAAGACAGTACGATTGTATCATCCTCGATCCCCCTTCCTTCGTGAAGCGCCGGAAAGAGATTGAAAACGCGGTTCGCGGTTATAAGGAAATCAATCTTCGTGCGATGAAACTCCTTCGTCCGGGAGGGTTTCTGGTGACCTGTTCCTGCTCGTATCACCTTTCGGAGGGGCGGTTTCGGGAGATCCTCCTCGATGCGGCGCGAGACGTCGGAAGAACGCTCCGATTGGTGACGCTCCGCTCACAGGCCAAAGATCACCCGGTGCTCTTACCCCTGCCCGAAACCGAATATCTCAAATGCGCCGTCCTGCAGGTGCTCTAA
- a CDS encoding PEP-CTERM sorting domain-containing protein translates to MKKAAVIVALFALFVGFSSIPAMAVPIVFNLGFGGTVSYGGGDSAFTTTNGAVTAVGNGSTTLSITGGDLDFATGNYIGGGSTGTSFQNVYAAGGSLTIYGNVGSGSVLLMQGDFANNSTFNCCTGSSPVYASSFGGLLDISYLDADLAAALDFNLPAAGGSLAQVEIFFGTSPTASGVAFSGTQGGGALSVSEVPEPGSLLLLGSGLAGFAIWGRKKLAIKR, encoded by the coding sequence ATGAAGAAAGCGGCCGTGATCGTGGCCTTGTTCGCCCTCTTCGTCGGGTTTTCCAGCATTCCGGCGATGGCGGTCCCCATCGTCTTTAACTTAGGCTTTGGCGGGACGGTCTCTTACGGGGGGGGAGATAGCGCGTTTACGACGACAAACGGGGCGGTGACGGCGGTCGGAAATGGTTCGACGACCCTCTCTATTACAGGCGGGGATCTTGACTTCGCTACCGGCAACTACATCGGCGGCGGATCGACGGGGACTAGCTTTCAGAATGTCTACGCAGCGGGCGGATCGTTGACGATCTATGGAAATGTCGGGTCGGGCTCGGTTCTTCTCATGCAGGGGGACTTCGCAAATAACTCGACATTCAACTGCTGCACCGGTTCTTCGCCCGTGTACGCCTCCTCGTTCGGTGGACTCCTCGACATTTCTTATCTTGATGCCGACCTGGCTGCCGCGCTTGACTTCAATCTTCCGGCCGCCGGCGGATCGCTTGCCCAGGTGGAGATCTTCTTCGGAACCTCTCCTACAGCCAGCGGGGTTGCTTTCTCCGGAACACAAGGGGGAGGAGCGCTCAGCGTTTCGGAAGTGCCGGAGCCGGGCAGTCTCTTGCTTCTCGGATCGGGTTTGGCCGGTTTCGCAATCTGGGGCCGTAAGAAGCTGGCGATCAAGCGATAA
- a CDS encoding PEP-CTERM sorting domain-containing protein: MAILSALLLSSLTLLFSSPALAVPIVFNLGYGGTVSYAGGESAFMTTNGAVTSVGNGSTTLAIAGGDIDFATGNLIGGGATATGFENVYAAGGSVTIYGDVGSGSVLLMQADFADTSTFACCSGSSPVLVSSFSGLLDIAYVDPTLAAALNFNNPPIGGSVAQVQIFFGASPTTSGTAFSGTQGGGAVAVTDTAVVPEPTTLLLLGFGMIAIGIWGRRLKGSLVQTK; this comes from the coding sequence ATGGCAATCTTGAGTGCGCTCTTGTTATCTTCGCTCACATTGCTCTTCAGCTCCCCTGCGCTGGCGGTTCCCATCGTGTTTAACTTGGGATACGGCGGGACGGTCTCTTACGCGGGCGGGGAGAGTGCGTTTATGACGACGAACGGGGCGGTGACCTCGGTCGGAAATGGTTCGACGACCCTCGCCATTGCAGGCGGGGACATCGACTTCGCCACCGGAAACCTGATCGGCGGCGGTGCGACGGCGACCGGGTTTGAGAACGTCTATGCAGCGGGCGGATCGGTGACGATCTACGGAGATGTCGGGTCGGGCTCGGTTCTTCTCATGCAGGCCGACTTCGCCGATACCTCCACATTCGCTTGCTGCTCGGGGAGCTCGCCGGTTCTGGTCTCTTCTTTCAGCGGCCTTCTCGATATCGCCTACGTCGATCCGACGCTGGCTGCGGCGCTGAACTTTAACAACCCCCCGATCGGCGGATCGGTTGCCCAGGTCCAGATCTTCTTCGGCGCCTCGCCCACGACTTCCGGAACGGCCTTCTCAGGAACGCAGGGCGGAGGAGCCGTGGCGGTCACCGATACGGCGGTGGTTCCCGAACCGACGACCCTTTTGTTGCTCGGTTTCGGAATGATCGCGATCGGGATTTGGGGTCGCAGGCTGAAGGGAAGTCTGGTTCAGACAAAGTAA
- the prsR gene encoding PEP-CTERM-box response regulator transcription factor, translating into MKWALADEYEIFLAENRRGAIDLFRRELPPVVTLDLGLAPHPREATEGLLALSEMLEIDPRVKIVIVSGNSDRANALKAIEQGAYDFFTKPIDLDEIRVTLRRAIHLFQLEEENRQLKKRPTQEGGMIGTSRVMEGLYATIRKVSTTDIPVLITGESGTGKELVAQSIHQHSARKAGPFIAINCGAIPENLLESELFGHEKGAFTGAHAQRKGRIEYAAGGTLFLDEIGELGLGLQVKLLRFLQEKTIERVGGRESLHIDARVIAATNRDLKERMASGAFREDLFYRLGVVSISVPPLRERNGDLLVLTRAFIARFSEETGKKVKGLTPAAVEALTAHSWPGNVRELENKVRRGVVMTDGVHLAPEDLELAVPNEAAPLPRLKVAREKLERELVEQALARLGGNVTQAASVLGISRQALHDILSKHKIDRT; encoded by the coding sequence ATGAAATGGGCCCTGGCCGACGAGTATGAGATTTTTTTGGCCGAGAACCGAAGGGGCGCGATCGATCTTTTCCGGCGGGAGCTCCCTCCGGTGGTGACCCTCGACCTCGGCCTGGCGCCTCATCCCCGAGAGGCGACGGAGGGGTTGCTGGCCCTCTCCGAAATGCTGGAGATCGACCCCCGGGTCAAAATTGTCATTGTCAGCGGCAACTCCGACCGGGCGAATGCCCTCAAGGCGATCGAGCAAGGGGCCTATGATTTCTTCACCAAGCCGATCGATCTCGACGAGATCCGGGTAACCCTCCGGCGGGCGATTCACCTCTTTCAGTTGGAAGAGGAGAATCGTCAATTAAAGAAACGCCCGACCCAGGAGGGAGGGATGATCGGCACCAGCCGGGTGATGGAAGGGCTCTACGCGACGATCCGCAAAGTTTCAACGACCGATATCCCTGTTCTCATTACCGGCGAGAGTGGCACCGGGAAAGAGCTGGTCGCTCAATCGATCCATCAGCATAGCGCCCGGAAGGCCGGTCCTTTTATCGCGATCAATTGCGGCGCGATTCCGGAGAACCTCTTGGAAAGCGAGCTCTTCGGCCATGAAAAGGGGGCGTTCACGGGGGCGCACGCGCAGCGGAAGGGCCGGATCGAATATGCGGCGGGGGGGACCCTTTTTCTGGACGAAATCGGAGAGCTTGGATTGGGCCTTCAGGTGAAGCTGCTCCGTTTTCTTCAGGAGAAGACGATTGAGCGGGTTGGCGGAAGGGAGAGTCTTCATATCGACGCGAGGGTGATTGCCGCGACAAATCGCGATCTGAAGGAGAGGATGGCGAGCGGCGCTTTCCGAGAAGACCTTTTTTATCGGTTAGGGGTCGTTTCTATTTCGGTTCCCCCGTTACGTGAGCGAAACGGGGATCTTCTCGTTCTCACCCGTGCCTTCATCGCCCGTTTTTCGGAAGAAACGGGGAAGAAGGTCAAAGGGTTAACCCCTGCGGCCGTTGAGGCGCTCACGGCCCATTCCTGGCCCGGCAACGTCCGTGAACTGGAAAACAAGGTCAGGAGGGGGGTCGTGATGACCGACGGGGTTCATTTAGCCCCGGAAGACCTGGAATTGGCCGTACCGAATGAAGCCGCGCCCCTTCCCAGGCTCAAGGTGGCAAGAGAAAAGCTGGAGCGGGAGTTAGTAGAGCAGGCATTGGCGCGTCTGGGGGGAAATGTCACCCAGGCGGCATCCGTCCTTGGAATTTCACGGCAGGCCCTCCACGATATTCTTTCAAAGCACAAAATCGATCGAACGTAA
- a CDS encoding four helix bundle protein, whose protein sequence is MGKIKSYKDLVVYQKGYALSLRVYQATYAFPSEEKFGLISQMRRAVVSIPCNIAEGYRRRGRKEYIQFLHVALGSCGELETLLSLSKDLKMIDPENFDALYSLQEEISKMLSSLIDSLSKGQK, encoded by the coding sequence GTGGGAAAGATAAAAAGTTATAAAGACTTGGTTGTTTATCAGAAGGGGTATGCGCTTTCTTTGCGCGTGTATCAAGCGACGTATGCTTTTCCCTCCGAGGAGAAGTTTGGTTTAATCTCTCAGATGAGGCGGGCGGTCGTTTCCATCCCTTGCAATATTGCGGAAGGATACCGAAGAAGAGGACGAAAAGAATACATCCAGTTTTTACATGTCGCTTTAGGTTCCTGCGGTGAACTCGAGACGTTGTTGTCATTATCTAAAGATCTGAAAATGATCGATCCCGAAAATTTCGATGCATTATACTCACTCCAGGAAGAAATATCCAAAATGTTGAGCAGCCTGATCGACTCTTTGTCAAAGGGGCAAAAATAG